In Halarcobacter mediterraneus, the following proteins share a genomic window:
- the lpdA gene encoding dihydrolipoyl dehydrogenase, translating into MGKIVDIHIPDLGADKDVDLIEVMVEVGDEVEVEDGLITLETEKASMDVPTTQAGVIKEILVKVGDKVNSGDIIARVEVQGEADSEPAKEEAKEVPAPAVASSTPSKKEPTNVEVNANAKEIKGQVLVVGAGPGGYSAAFRCADLGLDTVLVERHPTLGGVCLNVGCIPSKALLHVAKVIDEAAHIEHAGIKFSKPEIDLPSVAAYKSGVVKKLTDGLSAMAKMRKVTVVQGVAKFIDKNTVIVDHTDKEGEQTKVSFDNCIVAAGSQSSKMGFIPHEDPRIWDSTNALEVKEVPKRLLVMGGGIIGLEMATVYQRLGSQIDVVVRGPQVMTGTDKDIVKVYTKANEKKFNFMFKTQTQAIIPKQEGIYVEFKGENAPAEPQTYDAVLVAMGRTPNGLNLGLENTGVEVDEKGFIAVDNQMRTNVPHIYAIGDIIGQPMLAHKAVHEGHVAAEVIAGHKVFFEPKQIPGIAYTFPEIATAGMSEIEAKEAGINYEVASFPWSASGRALASDVSETGMTKLIFDKDTEQLIGGSLVGENAGELLGEISLALEMDCDAEDIGLTIHAHPTLHESVGMCAEIFHGSITDLPNKKAVKKK; encoded by the coding sequence ATGGGTAAAATAGTTGATATTCATATTCCTGATTTAGGTGCAGATAAAGACGTAGACTTAATCGAAGTTATGGTTGAAGTTGGTGATGAAGTTGAAGTAGAAGATGGACTTATCACTTTAGAGACTGAAAAAGCTTCAATGGACGTTCCAACAACCCAAGCAGGAGTTATTAAAGAAATTCTTGTAAAAGTTGGTGATAAAGTAAACTCTGGTGATATAATTGCACGTGTAGAAGTTCAAGGTGAAGCAGATAGTGAACCTGCAAAAGAAGAGGCTAAAGAAGTACCAGCACCAGCTGTTGCTTCAAGTACTCCTTCTAAAAAAGAACCTACAAATGTTGAAGTAAATGCTAATGCAAAAGAAATAAAAGGTCAAGTTCTTGTAGTTGGAGCTGGTCCTGGTGGTTATTCTGCTGCATTTAGATGTGCTGACTTAGGTTTAGATACTGTTTTAGTAGAAAGACATCCAACTTTAGGTGGAGTTTGTTTAAATGTTGGTTGTATTCCTTCAAAAGCATTACTTCATGTTGCTAAAGTTATTGATGAAGCAGCTCATATTGAACATGCTGGAATAAAGTTTTCTAAACCAGAAATTGATTTACCAAGTGTAGCAGCATATAAATCAGGAGTTGTTAAAAAACTTACTGATGGTCTATCTGCTATGGCTAAAATGAGAAAAGTAACTGTTGTTCAAGGTGTTGCAAAGTTTATAGACAAAAACACAGTAATTGTTGATCATACAGATAAAGAAGGTGAGCAAACTAAAGTTTCTTTTGATAATTGTATTGTTGCAGCTGGTTCTCAATCTTCTAAAATGGGATTCATTCCCCATGAAGATCCAAGAATTTGGGATTCTACAAATGCACTTGAAGTAAAAGAAGTTCCAAAAAGACTACTTGTAATGGGTGGTGGAATTATTGGTCTTGAAATGGCTACAGTATATCAAAGATTAGGTTCACAGATTGATGTAGTAGTTAGAGGTCCTCAAGTTATGACAGGTACTGATAAAGATATCGTTAAGGTATATACAAAAGCAAATGAGAAGAAGTTTAACTTTATGTTTAAAACTCAAACTCAAGCTATTATTCCTAAACAAGAAGGTATCTATGTAGAGTTTAAAGGTGAAAATGCACCTGCAGAACCTCAAACTTATGATGCAGTATTAGTAGCTATGGGAAGAACTCCAAATGGATTAAACCTAGGCTTAGAAAATACTGGTGTTGAAGTTGATGAGAAAGGATTCATTGCAGTTGATAATCAAATGAGAACAAATGTTCCTCATATTTATGCTATTGGTGATATTATCGGTCAACCAATGCTTGCTCATAAAGCAGTACATGAAGGTCATGTTGCAGCAGAAGTTATTGCAGGTCACAAAGTGTTCTTTGAACCTAAACAAATTCCTGGTATTGCATATACATTCCCAGAAATTGCAACTGCTGGTATGAGTGAAATTGAAGCAAAAGAAGCTGGAATCAACTATGAAGTTGCATCATTCCCTTGGTCTGCCTCAGGTAGAGCATTAGCTTCAGATGTATCTGAAACAGGTATGACAAAACTAATCTTTGATAAAGATACAGAGCAGTTAATCGGTGGTTCTTTAGTTGGTGAAAACGCAGGTGAATTACTTGGTGAAATTTCATTAGCTCTTGAAATGGATTGTGATGCTGAAGATATTGGATTAACAATTCATGCACATCCTACTTTACATGAATCTGTTGGTATGTGTGCAGAAATCTTCCATGGAAGTATTACTGACTTACCAAACAAAAAAGCTGTAAAGAAAAAATAG
- the aceF gene encoding dihydrolipoyllysine-residue acetyltransferase — protein sequence MSTLVDIFIPDLGADKDVDLIEVMVEVGDTVEVEDGLITLETEKASMDVPTTHAGVIKEILVKVGDKVNSGDLIARVEIEEEGAAEDKTEEPVVAESAKEEPKKEESAPAASSSEAMGLEAAEAELQAISAAGAQVSCHFVNEQTVCSVVEEVHVPDLGADKDVDLIDVMVSVGDTVEFEDGLITLETEKASMDVPAPFAGEIIELFVEAGMKVNSGDLIAKMVKTVVMESKVPTPAKKEETPVKKEEPKKVTTVQEVAAVSSPEATSVLTQKAKKIYASPSVRKVAREFGVDLGFVKGTGRKGRILKDDIKAYVKEQLSKPAVAAAGTGTGLGFNFPELKEIDFSQFGETETVELSRIQKISGPSLHRNWVSMPHVTQFDEADITEMEEFRKAQNAIADGFKLSPLVFVVKAVAKALEIHPKFNSSLSTDGQSLIMKKYFNIAIAVDTPNGLVVPVIKDVNKKGFKEIALEMADVSSRAREGKLKSDDMQGASFTISSLGGIGGTKFTPIINAPEVAILGLSKSEMKPVWDGENFVPRLMLPLSLSYDHKVIDGADGARFTTTLSKLLSDIRLLSL from the coding sequence ATGAGTACTTTAGTAGATATTTTTATTCCTGATTTAGGAGCAGATAAAGACGTTGATTTAATCGAAGTTATGGTTGAAGTTGGAGATACTGTAGAAGTTGAAGATGGTCTTATTACTTTAGAGACTGAAAAAGCTTCTATGGACGTTCCTACAACTCATGCAGGTGTTATTAAAGAAATTCTTGTAAAAGTTGGAGATAAAGTAAACTCTGGGGATTTAATTGCTAGAGTTGAAATTGAAGAAGAGGGTGCCGCAGAAGATAAAACTGAAGAACCTGTAGTAGCTGAATCTGCAAAAGAAGAACCAAAAAAAGAAGAATCAGCTCCAGCAGCAAGTTCTTCTGAAGCAATGGGACTAGAAGCAGCAGAAGCTGAATTACAAGCTATTAGTGCTGCAGGTGCACAAGTTTCTTGTCATTTTGTAAATGAACAAACTGTTTGTTCAGTTGTTGAAGAAGTTCATGTTCCTGATTTAGGAGCAGATAAAGATGTTGATTTAATTGATGTAATGGTTTCAGTTGGAGATACTGTAGAATTTGAAGATGGTCTTATTACTTTAGAAACTGAAAAAGCTTCTATGGATGTACCAGCTCCATTTGCAGGAGAAATTATTGAATTATTTGTAGAAGCTGGAATGAAAGTAAATTCTGGTGATTTAATTGCAAAAATGGTTAAAACTGTAGTTATGGAATCAAAAGTTCCAACTCCAGCTAAAAAAGAAGAAACACCAGTTAAAAAAGAAGAGCCAAAGAAAGTAACTACAGTTCAAGAAGTTGCAGCAGTTAGTTCTCCTGAAGCTACATCTGTATTAACCCAAAAAGCTAAGAAAATCTATGCTTCTCCTTCTGTTAGAAAAGTAGCTAGAGAGTTTGGTGTTGATTTAGGTTTTGTAAAAGGAACTGGTAGAAAAGGAAGAATCCTTAAAGATGATATTAAAGCTTATGTAAAAGAGCAATTATCTAAACCAGCAGTAGCAGCTGCAGGAACTGGAACTGGTCTTGGATTCAACTTCCCTGAGCTTAAAGAGATTGACTTCTCACAATTTGGTGAAACTGAAACTGTTGAGCTTAGTAGAATTCAGAAAATTTCTGGTCCATCATTACATAGAAACTGGGTTTCAATGCCTCACGTTACTCAATTTGATGAAGCAGATATTACAGAAATGGAAGAGTTTAGAAAAGCTCAAAATGCAATTGCTGATGGATTTAAATTATCTCCACTAGTATTTGTAGTAAAAGCAGTAGCTAAAGCACTTGAAATTCATCCTAAATTTAATTCATCATTAAGCACAGATGGTCAAAGCTTAATTATGAAAAAATACTTCAATATCGCAATTGCAGTAGATACTCCAAATGGTCTTGTAGTTCCTGTAATTAAAGATGTTAATAAAAAAGGTTTCAAAGAGATTGCTCTTGAAATGGCTGATGTATCAAGCAGAGCAAGAGAAGGAAAACTTAAATCTGATGATATGCAGGGTGCTTCATTTACAATTTCATCTTTAGGTGGAATTGGAGGAACTAAATTTACTCCAATTATTAATGCTCCTGAAGTTGCAATTTTAGGATTATCTAAATCTGAAATGAAACCAGTGTGGGATGGAGAAAACTTTGTGCCAAGATTAATGTTACCATTATCGTTATCTTATGATCACAAAGTAATTGATGGAGCTGACGGTGCTAGATTTACTACTACATTATCTAAGCTTTTAAGTGACATCAGACTATTAAGTCTATAA
- a CDS encoding lysozyme family protein, whose product MKQILLVLILTNCLFSYDKNFSYRKYTHVKKFYSSLVKETVDIALKYNMPPAAILAIASVESGYGRGYVASISGNILSLGANKNDIALPSLYLPNTKNPYKVIYNTKEIKSYKKEELFWKQRPKSLKKDYRPKGIAGTTTNLDYFDYNKQAKIKANLQNIKEFCTLWISYNNRFKAFSCARAFLDEQVKKHGKEILFTKKLNKEFINHVGGKKNSFNYRKTWPVKVNKVLEKTGLTELTKDISNNKSFDESW is encoded by the coding sequence ATGAAACAAATTTTATTAGTACTTATACTTACAAACTGTTTATTTTCATATGACAAGAATTTTTCATATAGAAAATATACTCATGTAAAGAAATTTTACTCTTCTTTAGTAAAAGAAACCGTTGACATAGCTTTAAAATACAATATGCCACCAGCAGCTATATTAGCAATAGCAAGTGTTGAATCTGGGTATGGAAGAGGTTATGTAGCTTCTATTTCTGGAAATATTCTAAGCCTTGGAGCAAATAAGAATGATATTGCTCTTCCTTCTTTATATTTACCTAATACTAAAAACCCTTATAAAGTAATATATAATACAAAAGAGATAAAAAGTTATAAAAAAGAAGAACTCTTTTGGAAACAAAGACCAAAGAGTCTAAAAAAAGATTATAGACCTAAAGGAATTGCAGGAACTACTACAAACCTAGATTATTTTGATTACAATAAACAAGCAAAGATAAAAGCAAACCTACAAAATATAAAGGAGTTTTGCACTCTTTGGATAAGTTACAACAATAGGTTTAAAGCTTTTAGTTGTGCAAGAGCCTTTTTAGATGAGCAAGTTAAAAAACATGGGAAAGAGATACTTTTTACAAAAAAGCTAAATAAAGAGTTTATAAATCATGTTGGTGGAAAGAAGAACTCTTTTAACTATAGAAAAACTTGGCCTGTAAAAGTAAATAAAGTATTAGAAAAAACAGGACTTACTGAACTTACAAAAGATATTTCCAATAATAAAAGTTTTGATGAAAGCTGGTAA
- a CDS encoding DUF2238 domain-containing protein — protein MEKSHKIIYGIYILIWIILAINPKYPEDWFLENILVFLFFPFVLWSDIKYKYTLLSIIFLLIFASLHSLGAHFTYAEMKYFNFVSELFGFERNHFDRLVHFLFGLLIFRILFEIVLVYSSSFRSALFFTFSLVVCIATIYELVEWFAAITFYPELGMAFLGTQGDIWDAHKDTFLACIGALINIIFYRSYKKLWILKR, from the coding sequence ATGGAAAAATCTCATAAAATAATTTATGGCATTTATATATTGATTTGGATTATCCTAGCAATAAATCCTAAATATCCAGAAGATTGGTTTTTAGAAAATATATTAGTATTTCTATTTTTTCCATTTGTTCTTTGGAGTGATATAAAATATAAATACACACTTTTAAGTATCATTTTTCTTTTAATATTTGCAAGCTTACACTCACTAGGTGCTCACTTTACTTATGCCGAAATGAAATACTTTAATTTCGTATCAGAACTTTTTGGATTTGAAAGAAATCATTTTGATAGATTAGTACATTTTCTTTTTGGATTACTTATTTTTAGAATTTTATTTGAAATAGTCCTTGTTTATTCAAGTAGTTTTAGAAGTGCCCTATTTTTTACTTTTTCTTTAGTTGTTTGTATTGCTACAATTTATGAATTAGTTGAATGGTTTGCTGCTATTACTTTCTATCCTGAATTAGGAATGGCTTTCTTAGGAACTCAAGGAGATATTTGGGATGCACATAAAGATACATTTTTAGCTTGTATTGGTGCTTTGATAAATATTATATTTTATAGAAGTTATAAAAAACTATGGATTTTAAAGAGATAA